The nucleotide window GACCGGCTTCAACAATGGTTGGGGCCGATACTCGTTCTACAGGTGGGGTGACGGTTCAACGGAGAACCCGAGGAGCGTCTACCTGAGCGATAGCGTGCAGCTGCTCGCCTACGTCTGGGATGAGAGGCTGCTCAAGGTCACCTACACAGCAGGTGGTGTTGTAAGGGTGAACGGGACCCAGGTCTCGAGCGGCTGGAGCAGCTGGTACAGGTACGGCTCCACAGTAGTGCTAGAGGCGGTGCCCAACTCTGGCTACTACTTCCAGAAGTGGCAGAGGGGAGTTGACAGCGACTCCCTGAGCGATTACTCTACCAGCAACCCCATCATCGTTACCGTGGACAACGGCTACCGGTTCCACGCCGTCTTTGACGCCTTGAAGTGGCTGACTGTGCAGGTCTACCGGGTGGATAAGGCAGGGAGCAGCCTGGGTGGTGCTGGGGGCGTGCAAGTGAGGATCGATGGCAACAGCTACACCGCCGACTCCAACGGCGTCGTCAAGGTGCAGGTGGTTCCCGGTACGCACACGGTCGAGATCGTTCAGACGAGCTTCAACGACGGCTGGGGGAGGTACACCTTCTGGAGGTGGTGGGACGGCAGCACAGCGAACCCGAGGACCTTCACCGTCACTGCGGACTCGACGGTCACAGCGTACGCTTGGGATGAAAGGCTCCTTAAGATTACTTACACCAGCGGTGGAGCTGTGAAAGTGAACGGTACGCAGGTCTCGAGCGGTTACACAACGTGGTGCAGGTACGGCAGCGTTGCGACCCTAGAGGCTGTACCGAGCTCCGGCTACCAGTTCGTCAAGTGGCAGAGGGGAGTGAACAGCGACTCCTTAAGCGATTATTCTACGTCTAACCCCATCACCGTTACCTTGGATAACGGCTACAGGTTCCACGCGGTCTTCGGCACCACCTACACGTTCACTGTCGAGGTGAGGAGGGTCGATTACGCGGGCACCGACATCGGCCCAGCCGTTGCAGCCGTCGTTGTCGTGAACGGGCAGAGCTACACGACGGACAGCAGCGGTAGAGTAACCTTCACCAACGTTGCACCGGGAGCGAGCTTCACTGTGCAGTTCAACCAGCAGACCTTCAACAGCGGCTGGGGGAGGTACACCTTCTGGAAGTGGTGGGACGGCAGCACGAGCAACCCGAGGACTTTCACGGTCACTGGGGATACGACTGCCACAATGTACGTCTACGATGAGAGGCTGCTGAAGGTGAGCTACGGCAGTAGCGGGGTCGTGAGGGTGAACGGTACGCAGGTCTCCAGCGGCTGGAGCAACTGGTACAGGTTCGGGGTTAGAGTGGTACTGGAGGCTGTGCCCAACTCGGGCTACGCGCTCCAGAAGTGGCAGCGCGGAGTAAACACGGATACGCTGAGCGACTACGACGTGAGGCTGAAGGAGACAGTGACGGCGAGCGGGAGCAGCGAAGTAGTGGCGGTTGTCACTAGCAACGCTTACACCGGGTACATTGAGGCAACAATGAGCTACACATCACCGGGCGGAAGAATGGGCATCTGGATGGCCCGAATCGAGGCGTGCCCCACCTCCGCGTGTTACACGTTCGATCTACTCAACTCGACGGGTTGGATGACTGGCAGCGGGAGCGGCACGCTCACCTACAGAGGCACGCTGCAGGCGAGCAGGTACATACGTTTCACGCTAACCGCTCCAATGGGCTTCACCAGCACCGCCTCCTTAACCGGAACCGTTTTGAGACCGGCAACCAACCCACTGTTAGTAACCGTGGACAACGGCTACCACTATCGAGCGGAGTTCGGAGCTCCGTGAAAAACCCACTATCTTCTTCCCATCGTATTACAGAGTACTACGTCTCAAAACAGAGTTTCTATTATATTTGGAGATTTAGATCGCTGCATTACGTAGTCATACGCTACATCTACATAGTACCCGATCGCGATACGCGATATTTGCAGCCTATTCCAATTGTAGACGCGACATAGTTACATTCGCTGAACAGAGACTTTTACCGTTAAGCGCAGCTATACAACTACGCCGGAGCAAAACTCAGGAAGAGCCAACGAAAGAAAGGTAGAGTAATGCCGCACAACTATCCTTCCCACCACCTCCGGTGCCGCAGAGACCTCTTCTACTATTTCTTGATGACCCAAAGGACCCCTCCGCACAAGCGTGTTTCACCTTGTAGTTTTTTAGATGGCGTTATGCGGGTTCGGTTTTCAGCTTGATGGTCGAGAGTTAGGAGGGGAGAGGTGTAGGGGAAGGTCAAAACCTCCCCCCCCACTTTAAAGACACGCGGCTTACCTTTCATTATCGTGAAGGGGTAATGCTTTAATCTCCTGTATCGGTCCCTCTGCTCGGTGTACGCATTGTTGCTGAGAATGCAGACATCGAGCACAAGCATTCTAATTTCGCTTATTAATTACTAATGCAGCTAGCCTTTCGCCTCGACCAGCAGCAGCGTGCCGTTCACGCTCACCAGGGTGTAGGCGTAGCAGCGCCCCCTGCTGCCTCCCCTGGAGAGCACTCTGCCGTCCGGGTAGCGGAGGACAATGGTGAAGCCTGAGGGGGGTCTCACGCCGCTCCAGCCCGCCAGAGTGATGTTCTGCGCGGCCTGCCCTGCTACCTCCAGCGCTCTAGCGTAGCAGTCGAACGCGAGCGTGTAGGCTCTGGACCCCCTAGCGTAGAAGTGGAGCAGTAACGCAGCTGCTAGCACGGTTGCAGCGACAGTGAGCAGGGCGTCAACCCTCACGCCTCCACCACCTCGAGAACCTTAAGGCGAGCCCCACAAGCGCGGAGTAGGTTACGCCCAGCGCCGCCAGGATGGAGGTGAGAAGGGCCAGCGCGGATAGAGGCCAAACGGCGCTGAAGGGCACATCAAAGGATAGGAGTAAGCAGGTGGCTGCGAGGCAGGCTAGGAACACCATCGCGAGGAACGTGAGGTCCCCTGAACCCGCTCCCACACTCTCACCCTGCAAAGAGGTGGGGCGCGTACATGATCGCTAGCAGCCACGCGAGCCAGACCGCGCCAGCACATAAGGGTAAGTAAAGTGGCAGGAGGTGTGGTCTACCTTCCCTAGCTCCTGAAGTAGCGGCTGCCAAGGTTAGGGAGACGGTGGCGAGGATGGGGTCGATCCACTCCCTCAGCTCGTGCACGCCGGCGCCGCTGATACCCGTCCTAGCGAGCCACTCCCCACCCCCCTCTCCCGCAGCCAGGATGGCTCCCGAAGAGATGACGACTGCGTATATCGCACCGACGATCGCCGCTTCAACCACCGCGTAAACCAGGAAGACCCTCGTCTTCCCCCTCAACCTGTTCACGAACTCCAATACCTGTGACATGTACTCCTCCAGCTTCCTCAAGTTCTCGTAACCACCATGTAAGAGAACCTGCCACAAGCCCAGCGTGGCAGCTCTAGTGAAACCCTTCCACTCCGGGCTCAGCAGGTCCTCGGGATCCTTGATCAACCCCTCCCTAACTAATGCGTAGTAGGGGTTGCCCACAGCCCTAGCCGCTACCCTCACCATCTCCCTCGCTTTCTCTAACTTTCTTAACTCGGCCCGGGAGTGGTAGAGGTGGAGCACCATCGTTGGAAGAGAGCCCACCGCTAGGGCTAGCGTCAGAGGCGCCTCAAGCCCAAAATGGGAGAAGAGGAGGAAGAGCGGGAGCACGGCTAGCATGGGCAGGTAGGTGCGCCAGGGCGGCGAGGGTACGCCGTACTCCCAGGGGAAGATCACCACGCCAGCGAGGAGCGCCAGCATCAGGCCCACCACAGTCAAGGCGAGAGCGGTTGAAGCCGCTCCGGTGCCGATCAGGGCCACCGTCGCCACTATCGTGGCGGGCACCGTGCTCGTGAAGGTTGAAACTAGCGAGTAGAGGTTCGAGATGTTGTAGTCAGCCGTTTCTAACGTGGTCCTCAGCTCCGCTAGCACATCCCTCAGCTTCTCCTCCAACGCTGAACGGCTGCCAGAGCGTTGAGTCTCGACGGCGGCGTTCAGCACCTTCTTCATCTTGTCGGACAAGCCGTCCAGCTTCGCGTCCCCCGAGTACAGCATCTCCGGCTCCGGTAGGTAGTCGAAGCCGTAGCGGCGCACCTCCTTCAGCGTGGTCAAGGGCAGCTGGGGCGATGACAGCATCACGAGGGCAAGGGGGACGGCGTCGGCCTCGCTCCTAAACCATGTGGGGAGCGAGAAGCTACCTCCACTCCTTCCGCTGCTCTTCCGCTTGGCCACAGAGAAAGAAAAAGCTGTTAATTATAAGGCTTGCGGGCCACAGGCCTAGGGGACTGTGATCTTGGCACCCAAAGGTATGCGGTGCTGGCTGCCGCTCGGGTCCGTCCCCTGCACCGTCACGACCGCGCTCATCCCGTCGCTCAGCTGTATCGTTGTCGTGGTTCCGGAGCACGTTGCGCTCTGGCCCTTGCTGAGCGTGTTGGGACTGCAGGATAGCGTGATGGAGCCCGCGGCCACCTCGAGCGTGGCGGCGACGTTTGAGAGGTCCACGCTGCCGACGTTCCTCAGGTTCACCATGACCCTCCAGCTGGTGCCGCTCCCGACGGCGTAGGCAGCTGTCACCTCCACCAGCGGCTGCTGGACAGCGCTCCGGGCGGCGGCGTAAAGGAACCAGGAGACGAGGGCCGCCGCGACGATGGACGCTATCGTCACTAGGACGGTGACCATGGGCGGTACTCCACCCTTCCTCCTCATCGGCTGAAAAAACATTCTATTGTTTTTATTCCTTTCGCCTTTCAGGAGCGGGTTAAAGCGTCGAGAAGCTTCTCCTCCAGCTCCCCGATATCTTCCGCCGATACGAGCCGGACCCTCCCGCGCGGAGGAGGAACGCTTAGCGCTCCGCATAGAACCGCTATCACCACGTCTTCTCCCACGTCGAGGGCTTAGCGAGCTCCGCGAGCAGGGCTAAAGGTTCGGCGTGCCTCAGGGAGACGTAGACCCTGCGCCCCCCCTCGACGGCAAGGTTGAACTCGTGCAAGTAGCCGCTAAAACCCCTCACCTTACCCTCAATAACAGCGAAGCCTGCGGCCTCAAGAGCTGCTTTGACCTCTCCTTTAACCTCCTTCAATACTCCCACCCCTGCTCGCCACGACGATGGGGGCTGGGAACTCCGTCCTCCGCTCCACCTTCCAGCCCGCCAGCCTCAGCATCTCGTAGAGCCGCCTGCGAGTGGGGTAGGGCCCTGAGCCGAGGAGGTAGGTGATGAAGATCGTGGCCAAGTTGACCCTCTTATCCGAGACCCCCTGAGCCAGCAGCAGCCTCGGCGCAACCCTCCCCACAGCCTGAAGGAGGACGAGCGGGTCCGCGCACCAGCTGAGCACGTTGATAGCGACAGCCCAATCCACCATGTCCACCAGCTTGTCCACCTCCTCACCCCTACCCACCCTGGTCTCAAGCCTGTCCGCGAGCCCCAGGATCTCTGCATAGAGCTTGGCGGCCTCGAGGTTCTCCCTGTACGGGTCAACGGCAATAACCCTGCTCCCCGGGACCACCCTCAGTATCGCGATGGAGGAGAGGCCAATGCCAGCCCCAACGTCCAGCACCAGGCTGTTTGGGGGTATGCGGGCCCACCTCACCACGTACTCCCGGAACCAGTTGTAGCCCATGCTGTCGAGCAGCTTGGCGAAAGCCGCGCGGATCTCGCCGCTCGCGGCTGAGGCGGCGTAGGGGCGCATGCCGGTCAGCAGCGCCTCCGGCAGGGATGCGAGCACGCGGTCGACAACGGTCTTGAACTCGCCCACAAACCGGGTTCTCACCGCCGGCGCCTCACCGGCCGGCTTAGTGAAGCGGAGCCTATCTCCAACCCAGACCGCGTAGCCGGACTCCACCATGAAGTCGCAAACCATCCTGGCCAGCGTCTGGTCCACGAACTCGTGGAACGGCTTAACTTCAAGCTCCCTGTCCAGCTTAGACTCTTCGAGCACCTTTCGCATCCTCCAGGCGACGTAGCGCTCAAACTCCCCTTTAGCTCTGACGATCTCCCGCCCCTCCCTCGACCCCACCATCCTCAGGGCGAAGCGGATGAGGCTCGGGTCCACCCTAACCACCCCCTCCCTCCTCCACCTCCAGGACCCCCAGCTCCAGCAGGAGCTTCAGCGCCCTCTGGACAGCTGGAGTTAGCGATGCGTCGGGGTCGACGCCTTGGATTGCTTTTACAATGTCGCTCTTCAAGTGCTCGAGAGTGCTGGGCCAGAGCTCGGGCCTCGCCAGCCGCAGCCTGCCTGTGCCGAGGGGCTTCTCCACTTCGATGGGCCGGACGCTTCTCACGTCGTTATGCTCGTCGGCCATCACTAGGAAGTAGCCCCTGCACGTGCACTTCAGGAGGTTGAGCCCCGGCTTCACCTCCACAACGAGAGGCTCGGAGCAGTGGGGGCAGCGCAACTTAATGATCTTCGCAGCTCTCCAGGATTCTCCCTCCAGGATCTCCACCACAGGCTCTGTATTAATTCCTAGACTTAAACCCATCTTTTCACCGCTTTACGCGAACCTCTGAGCGGGCTTTGATGCTGCACTTACCGCTGCAGCCTTTCTGCGCCCCCTTTTCCCGGTCTTAGCGAAGACCAGTAGGCTGCGGCTGTGGGGGAGCACCTCGACGCCCTCCACCCAGTACCCCCTGCTCTTCCTCCTCGCGTAAACCCTCACCAGCCTATACCCGTTGCCCTCGCACGTCTTCAAAACGAGGTTGAGAATGCGATGCGAGTTGCTTGGACCCAGGCCGGTCGCCCGCATCAGCTCCGATAGGGGGACGGTGAAGAGGCGGCCCCGGGTCCTCTCAGCCCTCCCCCGCAGGACCGCTTCAACCGCCCTCTCCGGGTCTACGGGCTTCCTTGCCACAAAGGTTAGGCTGCAAACTATTATTTATTTCTATCGTCGAGTTGTGCATAATAAGCATCGGGTGAAAACCTCTCGTGGAAAGCATTCAGGTGAAAGCCTCCCGGCTGCTGAAGGCCATAGAGGAGAGGATCTTAGAGCTAGAGGTGGGACCCCCAGCGGCGAGGATCGCGGCCATCTGCCTGAGGTACGGCGTTCCACCCCTCTCGCTGAGAAGAGCCCGGATGGAGGGGGTGGTGCTCAGGATAGGTTCCCGCTCCATCCCCTTGAGCGAGAGGGATGCAGTAGTGCTGAAGCCGTGGGTTGGCAGCCCTCAAGGGTTGAGGACCGTGGCTTACCACACGCACAAGGTGCTGAAAGATTACGGGTTGAAGGTGTACGACGTCCACCTGCTGAGGAGGATCGCTAAGGGCCAGCCACCCCGCAGAATCCCCCTCAGGCTGCTAAAAGCCCTCGAGCAGCTGGAGCACTTCAGCGGGGAAGAGGGGGGAGAGAAAAAGAAAGATTGAATTGATTTGAACCCTTTGCTTTTACGGTTTTGCTACGGCGAAGCTGATCTGGTAGCCGTCCTTCGTCTGCAGAGTCGCGAGAGCGCCGTCGGGGAACTGGTCGAGGTCCGCGTTTGCGGCTGTGTAGATGACGGAGACGCTGTCACCGGGGGCCAGCTTCAGGCTAGCTCCCTGTATAGCTGCAGTCGGGCTTCCGAACGTGACGCCCGCCTTAGTCTTGTTCTGCACGATTACGATCGAGCCTGCTAGGTCCACGTCGGCCGTCCCGTCGTTCTTGAAGGTGACCCTGAGCTCCACACCGGTCGCGGTGGCGTAGAGGGTGGGCTGCCCTATGACCGTCAGGGAGACCTGCCTGACGCCTCTAGCGGTCGTAGAGTAGATGAAGTAGGCTGCTAGGGCTGCGGCAACGACGGCTGCGATAACGATTATGACGGTCACGATCGGCGGCATCGCACCCTTCCTCTTCATCAACTCTCACTGCGTACGACCACTATTTATTCTTAACTCGAGTTTCGCTCCTCAATATAAGGAGCTCGATCGCTTCCTCATCGTTGAAGCCGTACACGCTGAGGGCGGCGTACACCCCCCTGCGGAGCTCCTCCAGATCCCCGTCATCGAGAGAGGAGCTGCGAGGCTTCTTCCGCGCGAAGAGAGACTTGCTTAGCACAAGGTTGGTGAGAAAAGCTTGAATTTATTCCTTGCTCAACAGCGGAAGAGGGGCGCAAAAAATCAACTAATGTCGATGAAGATGGACTCCATCTCTTCAACCGCCCTGCTTAACCCTCCTGCTTCGTCCCCTCTCCTCCCCGGCAGAAGGCTCCTAGCCCCTCTCCCGGCTTTCCTCGCCTGCTTCTCCCTCCTCTCGGCCTCCCTGATGGCAGCTTTCGCGGCCCTCCTCATCTCCTCCACTTCTCTCTTTAGGGGATCCTCCTCTGAGGCGAAACCGAACAGCCTCCTCAGGCTCTCCATCAGGACACCACCTCCTCCGGGACGATAGGTTCCATCTTCTCGAAGCGCACACCGTCCACCCTTGCGTTAAGCCTCTGCTTGATGACCCCGTACACCTTCTCGGCTTCGCTCGCGCCCTCGAGCGAGAGCTGCAGCTCCGGCGGGAGCAGTTGCAGGAAGTCCTCCTCCGGCAAGTACCGCCCAGCCTTGTAGACTGGCACGAAGCCCCTCGCATCTACCACATACACCGCCTGCACCCCGCGCTGGATCCCGCCCTCCGACGACACCGTTTTCCCGCAGACCACCCAGACTCTCACGGCGTCCAGGACGGAGGCCTGGAGCCCCGAGGCCTGTATCAAAGTGTTGAGGCGCTTCAGCGCGTCAGCCAGCTCCTTGCTGTGCGCAGTCGTCAAAACGGGAATGCCGCTGCCAGCCGCCTCAAACCAGCTCGGCACCTCCTCGCCCCTCAGCTCCCCCACTACTAGGAGGTCCGGCCTGTCGTAGCGCCGGGTTGCCCTAATGTTGGCTGTTACGTTCCTGTCGCCGAAGGAAAAGTACGAGACGACGTTCGGCCCCCGAACCTGCGTAGCCACCTCAGGCTCCTCCTCAACGATGCTGACCCTCAATCTGGGCCACAGGCTCAGGATCGCGTTCAGCACCCCGATCAGGGCCGTCGTCTTGCCGGAGCCTGGGGGGCCGACGAACGTAATGCTGTTCGGCGAAGCGGTTAGAGTGACGAGCCTCGCTAGGAGCAATGGCTCGGCCCTGAAGGGTTCAACCCTCACCACGCGGGCTGCGGAGAGCTGCCAGCCACCGGCTAGCTGTGGTAGTGCGAGGTTCACTCGCCACCCCCTGAACTCGCCGCTGTCCTGAGGGTTCCTCTCGGACAGCGGGATCCCAGCCTCGATCGCGATGCGCTGGACCAGCCTCTCCACCAAGAGCTCCCGGGGCAGCTCGACGGTGTAGCGCCTCCCCTCGATGCCGGCTGTGATGTGGACCTCCCCGTCCAGCTCCCTAATGAAGATCTCCTGCGTCCCGGAGTACTCCACTAGGGGCTCCAGCGGCCCCCACGCCCCCTCCCTCTCCGCGTAAACCCTCACCACGCCGTCACCTATGATCAAGTAACCGGATTGAGTCCGCACGAGCCTGCCGGTAATAGGGGGCAGCGGGACTTCAGCCCCCTCCAGCCTTCCAGCCTCACGGAGCCTTACTCGCGGAACGCGCCATACCTTTCTGAACGCGGGGGCAAGCCTGGGATGCCTCACCGGTTCCGCTTTCTCTCGCACCACCCCTGGTTGAACCGCTTCAGCTCGCGCCTTCATCGCTTCGGACTGCAGGCCTGTCAGCGTAGTAGCTGGTGACACGCTTTCAGCGGTACTCAGGGGGGTAGGCTGCGCAGCCTCTGGGGCCTCCTCTACCCCAAGCATTGATTGAGCAGCGCCACGCTCCCCCCCAACACTGGGTTGAAGGGGTACAGGTTCCGCTCCTCCTTCAGAGGCTTTCCGCAGCTTGCGCTGGGGAACCTCCTCGAGCTTGATCTTCAGCTTCACTTTGGTTAGCGGCATGGCTCCACCCTTCCATCCGCTCTCATTTCGCTAGACGCCCAGGGTCTTGAGAATCCTCCTCGCAGCCCTCACTACCTCTAGGCGCCTCTGCCTCTCCTCTATCTCCTTCACCAGCCTTTGCTCCTCACCGTCCAGCGTCTGTGCATAGACTTTGAGCGATTCAAGTGGCCTCACGTCGTAGCCCAGCTCCTTCAACGATTCAACCAGCTGGGCAAACGTGATAAACTCCTGCGGCCTCGCGGCCACGGGTTGAGAAGGCTGTAGAGAAGCCGGCTGATGGATGGCTGGGGAAGCCGGGAGATTCTGCGGAACAGCTTGAGGGGCAGCTGGCTGAGAAGCGGCTGGGGAAGCCAAGGGGTTAGTCCCCTTCAGCTTCTTGTGCTCCTCGAGGAAGTCCTTTACCGGAATATCCTTCTTCCCCTGCACGAAGTTATTGCAATACTGTAGTACTTATTTCTTTCGGAGGAGGAGGTGGGCCAGCTTAGCTATGGCGGCGTCGAACTCGCCGCTCGTGTAGTTCAGGACCCTCAGCGTGCTGGGACCAAGCCTTGATACGGCCGGCTCGTAAGGTACAACGACGTAGTCTGCGCCAGCTTTTTTGCACCAGTAGGCCACGGTCTTCGAGTAGTAGTCGACCACGCTCCTTGGGTAGGGGCGGGGGCAGTTCAAGGCGACGACAACGCGCTTGCCGGTAAAGGTAAACAGCGCACTCTCGAGTGAAGCTGGGTTCGGCTCTGTGACGACTAGGATCGAATCTGCCTCAAGAATCAGGGGAAGGTAGCGATCCACCGCATCAACATCTGTTAAAGCGGGGATGTCCACCAAGACCAGCGTGTAGCGTTGCGACCATGTGCGTAAAGAGTTTATTACCTGTTCTGGCGAGCGCAATGGTCCCCTGTTAACCGCGACTGTCAGCCTGAAGGTATCATGCTCCACCTCTCTCAAGGATGCATCGGGGTCATCTCTAAGGTAAGGAGGAGGAGTGTCACCCAGCAAGTAGGCTGTGGCACCGCCCTCGCTGCTAGCATCAACGAGCAAAGTGGGAACGCTAGAGGCTGCAGTTACGGAAAGGGAAACGGCTAGGGTTGTTTTACCCGTACCACCCTTGGACCCGCTAAACGTCGCTATAAGCACGATTTCAAAGGATATTATAACTAATTTAAGCTTTACTCGACACGTTCCGGGATGAATACAGCATCGTAGTAAGGATGCTACACTGTAGTACTGATATCGCTATGTTGTATATGGTAAACTTTATATATCATTGCTGACTGTTTCGCTTGTGAGCGAAAAGAAAGGCTTAAACTCAA belongs to Thermofilaceae archaeon and includes:
- a CDS encoding class I SAM-dependent methyltransferase, producing MVRVDPSLIRFALRMVGSREGREIVRAKGEFERYVAWRMRKVLEESKLDRELEVKPFHEFVDQTLARMVCDFMVESGYAVWVGDRLRFTKPAGEAPAVRTRFVGEFKTVVDRVLASLPEALLTGMRPYAASAASGEIRAAFAKLLDSMGYNWFREYVVRWARIPPNSLVLDVGAGIGLSSIAILRVVPGSRVIAVDPYRENLEAAKLYAEILGLADRLETRVGRGEEVDKLVDMVDWAVAINVLSWCADPLVLLQAVGRVAPRLLLAQGVSDKRVNLATIFITYLLGSGPYPTRRRLYEMLRLAGWKVERRTEFPAPIVVASRGGSIEGG
- a CDS encoding ATPase, T2SS/T4P/T4SS family, yielding MPLTKVKLKIKLEEVPQRKLRKASEGGAEPVPLQPSVGGERGAAQSMLGVEEAPEAAQPTPLSTAESVSPATTLTGLQSEAMKARAEAVQPGVVREKAEPVRHPRLAPAFRKVWRVPRVRLREAGRLEGAEVPLPPITGRLVRTQSGYLIIGDGVVRVYAEREGAWGPLEPLVEYSGTQEIFIRELDGEVHITAGIEGRRYTVELPRELLVERLVQRIAIEAGIPLSERNPQDSGEFRGWRVNLALPQLAGGWQLSAARVVRVEPFRAEPLLLARLVTLTASPNSITFVGPPGSGKTTALIGVLNAILSLWPRLRVSIVEEEPEVATQVRGPNVVSYFSFGDRNVTANIRATRRYDRPDLLVVGELRGEEVPSWFEAAGSGIPVLTTAHSKELADALKRLNTLIQASGLQASVLDAVRVWVVCGKTVSSEGGIQRGVQAVYVVDARGFVPVYKAGRYLPEEDFLQLLPPELQLSLEGASEAEKVYGVIKQRLNARVDGVRFEKMEPIVPEEVVS